One Brassica napus cultivar Da-Ae chromosome C2, Da-Ae, whole genome shotgun sequence DNA window includes the following coding sequences:
- the LOC111203363 gene encoding UPF0301 protein Plut_0637-like has product MDACFLTSRSISGVKDIVPFTKDRIYSCPKRSSGKFLTRKVAAPISVKCSLSDSWKPLESDTDDLIKDCVNKSKADADWKEFRARLVAGEQAATSDMVVDYPSSTSSRITLGDKWAHKISEPEPGCLLVATEKLDGVHIYEKTVVLILSVGPSDTIGVILNRPSLMSIKGTKSTVLDKAGTFSDKRLFFGGPLEERLFLVSPRNGEDNEVEKSGMFRQVMKGLYYGTKESVGLAAEMVKRKLVGRSEVRIFNGYCSWEKEQLKADVLRGYWTVAACSSSVVELGSAVQSHGLWDEVVGLIGPQTGSVI; this is encoded by the exons ATGGATGCTTGTTTTCTTACCTCAAGATCAATCTCTGGTGTTAAAGATATTGTCCCGTTCACCAAAGACAGAATCTATTCTTGCCCCAAGAGAAGCTCCGGCAAGTTCCTCACCAGGAAGGTTGCTGCTCCCATCTCTGTAAAAT GTTCTCTTTCGGATTCATGGAAGCCATTGGAGAGTGATACTGATGATCTCATCAAGGATTGTGTCAACAAATCTAAAGCAGATGCTGACTGGAAAGAGTTCAGGGCAAGGCTCGTAGCTGGGGAGCAAGCTGCAACCTCCGACATGGTGGTGGACTATCCATCATCAACGTCCTCACGGATCACACTTGGAGACAAATGGGCACACAAGATCAGCGAGCCAGAGCCAGGATGTCTCCTAGTTGCAACTGAGAAGCTAGACGGAGTCCACATCTATGAAAAGACTGTGGTCCTTATCCTCTCTGTTGGACCCTCAGATACTATAGGAGTCATCCTCAACCGTCCATCGCTGATGTCAATCAAAGGGACAAAGTCAACTGTCTTAGACAAGGCGGGAACGTTTTCAGACAAGAGACTCTTCTTTGGTGGACCTTTGGAAGAAAGGTTGTTCTTGGTGAGTCCAAGAAACGGCGAAGACAACGAGGTTGAGAAGAGTGGAATGTTCAGACAAGTCATGAAAGGATTGTACTACGGGACGAAAGAGAGTGTAGGATTGGCTGCAGAGATGGTGAAGAGGAAGTTGGTGGGAAGAAGTGAGGTAAGGATCTTTAATGGGTACTGTAGTTGGGAAAAAGAGCAGTTGAAAGCAGATGTGTTGAGAGGATATTGGACAGTGGCTGCATGTAGCTCAAGTGTTGTTGAGCTTGGTTCAGCTGTTCAAAGTCATGGTCTTTGGGATGAGGTTGTTGGGCTTATTGGTCCTCAAACTGGTTCTGTTATCTAA